A region of Jannaschia sp. W003 DNA encodes the following proteins:
- a CDS encoding DEAD/DEAH box helicase family protein yields MSRSVDDILAPKPEARLRIYAWTPNDPPLAYEGLIKVGQTTKTDVNDRIRESQGQMQQAYTLHVDGPAEREDGTTFRDDDVRRRMVEKGFDNVVVGSAREWMRAKPDDVKTAIAELRSGLRLSGTHHETFRMRDEQARAVEQTYNYYQSRWEQDADAVPRFLWNAKMRFGKTFTAYQLAKRMGAKRVLVVTFKPAVEDAWRTDLEAHVDFDGWQYLSRSSGRDPTQIEADRPVVYFGSFQDLLGREATGAIKARNEWLHTINWDLVVFDEYHFGAWRETAKELFEGEDDLVAKREEKAEYGDGLSQVNEDIGELSESEAEFLPITTRAYLYLSGTPFKALATGEFIEEQIFNWTYTDEQRAKEAFAASHPGERNPYGALPQMRLLTYQMPDELLAVASAGEFDEFDLNAFFAASGTGEEASFEQKDDVQKWLDIIRGQNVPQSVASLKTGTRPPFPYSDVRLLPYLQHSFWFLPNVAACHAMANLLAERQNTFWHDYEVIVAAGAEAGVGLEALPPVRKAIGAGFETKSITLSCGKLTTGVTVAQWSSILMLRNLKSPETYFQAAFRVQSPWSIKNPNGDDPNAEEILKPICFVFDFAPTRALRQLSEYGIGLSPSDPNPENAVRELVSFLPVLAYDGANMTQIDAGGILDIAMAGTSATLLARKWESALLVNVDNDTLRRVFDNEEAMAAVERIEGWRALGDNVIETIISKSEKVKDLKKKAKDGSLSAREKKELTAEEKEYKSKRKLVQEKLVKFATRIPAFMYLTDFRENTLQDVITKLEPDLFRTVTGLSVADFHLLVRLKVFNTERMNEAVFAFRRYEDASLRYTGIESHEGLSHYGLYDTVVDRPAAETEIRAAE; encoded by the coding sequence ATGAGTAGGTCCGTTGACGACATCCTCGCACCCAAGCCCGAGGCCCGACTTCGGATCTACGCTTGGACCCCGAACGACCCACCGCTAGCCTACGAGGGGCTGATCAAGGTCGGTCAGACGACCAAGACGGACGTCAACGACCGCATCCGTGAATCCCAAGGTCAGATGCAGCAGGCCTACACGCTTCATGTGGACGGCCCCGCCGAGCGCGAAGACGGCACGACGTTCCGCGACGACGATGTGCGGCGGCGAATGGTAGAGAAGGGCTTCGACAACGTCGTAGTCGGTAGCGCGCGCGAATGGATGCGCGCGAAACCGGACGACGTGAAGACCGCGATCGCCGAGTTGCGGAGCGGCTTGCGCCTGAGCGGCACGCACCACGAAACTTTTCGAATGCGCGACGAGCAAGCGCGCGCCGTCGAGCAGACCTATAACTACTATCAGTCCCGCTGGGAGCAGGACGCCGATGCCGTCCCGCGCTTCTTATGGAACGCAAAGATGCGGTTCGGGAAGACTTTCACCGCCTACCAGCTCGCCAAGAGGATGGGTGCAAAGCGCGTCCTCGTCGTGACCTTCAAGCCTGCCGTCGAGGATGCCTGGCGGACGGACCTGGAAGCCCATGTCGACTTCGACGGCTGGCAGTACCTCTCCCGCAGCTCCGGGCGCGATCCGACCCAAATTGAAGCGGATAGGCCCGTCGTCTACTTCGGCTCGTTCCAAGACCTCCTCGGTCGTGAGGCGACCGGCGCCATCAAGGCTAGGAACGAGTGGCTTCACACGATCAACTGGGACCTCGTCGTCTTCGACGAGTACCATTTCGGCGCTTGGCGCGAGACAGCCAAGGAGCTGTTCGAGGGCGAGGACGACCTGGTCGCTAAGAGGGAGGAGAAGGCCGAGTACGGCGACGGGCTAAGCCAGGTGAACGAGGATATCGGCGAGCTGTCCGAGAGTGAGGCCGAATTCCTGCCCATCACCACGCGCGCCTACCTCTACCTCTCCGGCACACCGTTCAAGGCGCTGGCGACCGGCGAGTTCATTGAAGAGCAGATCTTCAACTGGACTTACACCGACGAGCAGCGGGCCAAGGAAGCGTTCGCGGCCAGCCATCCAGGCGAGCGCAACCCCTACGGCGCGCTGCCGCAGATGCGTTTGCTAACCTACCAGATGCCGGACGAACTGCTGGCCGTCGCCAGCGCAGGGGAGTTCGACGAGTTCGACCTTAATGCGTTCTTCGCTGCTTCCGGCACGGGCGAGGAAGCGTCGTTCGAGCAGAAGGACGACGTCCAAAAGTGGCTCGACATCATTCGCGGTCAGAACGTGCCGCAGTCGGTCGCTAGCTTGAAGACCGGGACGCGGCCGCCCTTCCCTTACTCGGACGTTCGCCTACTCCCGTACCTTCAGCATTCCTTCTGGTTCCTTCCCAACGTCGCTGCGTGCCACGCAATGGCCAACCTCCTGGCGGAACGCCAGAACACATTCTGGCACGACTACGAGGTGATCGTCGCAGCCGGTGCCGAGGCAGGAGTGGGTCTGGAAGCGCTGCCGCCGGTCCGCAAAGCGATCGGTGCCGGGTTCGAGACGAAGAGCATCACTCTCTCCTGTGGGAAGCTGACGACTGGCGTGACCGTGGCGCAGTGGTCCTCGATCCTGATGTTGCGAAACCTAAAGTCGCCGGAGACCTACTTTCAGGCGGCTTTCCGGGTGCAGTCCCCATGGTCAATCAAAAACCCCAATGGCGACGACCCGAACGCAGAAGAGATCCTTAAGCCGATATGCTTCGTCTTCGACTTCGCGCCGACGCGGGCGCTGCGGCAGCTATCTGAGTACGGCATCGGCCTCTCACCAAGCGATCCGAACCCGGAGAATGCCGTGCGCGAACTGGTCTCGTTCCTGCCAGTGCTGGCCTATGACGGGGCCAACATGACGCAGATCGATGCCGGCGGCATCCTCGACATCGCCATGGCCGGTACGTCGGCCACGCTGCTCGCCCGCAAGTGGGAGTCGGCGCTGTTGGTGAACGTCGACAACGACACCCTACGCCGCGTGTTCGACAACGAGGAGGCTATGGCGGCCGTCGAGCGTATCGAGGGGTGGCGGGCCCTGGGCGACAACGTCATCGAGACGATTATTAGCAAGAGCGAGAAGGTCAAAGATCTCAAAAAGAAGGCGAAGGACGGATCCCTCAGCGCTAGGGAGAAGAAGGAGCTGACGGCGGAGGAGAAAGAGTACAAGTCGAAGCGCAAGCTCGTCCAGGAGAAGCTGGTCAAGTTCGCCACCCGCATCCCGGCCTTCATGTACCTGACCGACTTCCGCGAGAACACGCTTCAGGACGTCATTACGAAGCTGGAGCCAGACCTGTTCAGGACTGTCACGGGGCTATCCGTCGCGGACTTCCATCTGCTCGTGCGCTTGAAGGTGTTCAATACGGAGCGCATGAACGAGGCCGTCTTCGCCTTCCGGCGCTACGAGGACGCCTCGCTGCGCTATACGGGCATCGAGAGCCACGAAGGGCTATCGCATTACGGGCTCTACGACACGGTTGTGGATCGGCCTGCGGCAGAAACTGAAATCCGGGCGGCAGAATAA
- a CDS encoding Eco57I restriction-modification methylase domain-containing protein: MTEQAGFTLRGANPDVLSCIANLSNDEVFTPPEFANRMLDTLAEAWAAGNEGANIWADSSVRFLDPFTKSGVFLREITKRLQDGLKDEIPDLQQRVDHILTKQVFGIGITQLTALLARRSLYCSKHASGEHSIANGFSDDAGNIWFERAEHTWVNDKCKYCGASKGTLDRGEEAETHAYTFIHTDDIKARVAEMFGNDMQFDVIIGNPPYQLADASKSASATPIYHKFVQQAQSLDPAYLVMVTPSRWFVGGKGLDEFRKKMLSDRRLRKIVDYIVERDAFPSVNLNGGVSYFLWDRDSKGDCDVLTIERGGVERPSVSRPLDEFDVFVRRNEAVSILRKVCAFGEGSFGQHVSARKPFGLPTNFYGARGKSATKSIKLHSSGKITWVSRSEIPARKDWINCWKVFVGRATDGNETYPLPIWDKRGPIIAGPGEACTETYLVASTHDSKKSAIASANYMRTKFFRFLVSLRKITQDNKADVFTFVPDIAEQEDWNDDKLFKRYGLTTEETDFIDEMIRTMEFSG; this comes from the coding sequence ATGACCGAACAAGCTGGGTTCACGCTGCGCGGGGCCAACCCGGACGTCTTGTCCTGCATCGCCAACCTTTCCAACGACGAGGTCTTCACACCGCCCGAGTTCGCCAATCGGATGCTCGACACGCTGGCGGAGGCTTGGGCTGCGGGCAACGAAGGGGCGAATATCTGGGCTGACAGCTCGGTCCGGTTCCTGGATCCGTTCACCAAGTCGGGGGTGTTCCTCCGCGAGATCACGAAGCGGCTCCAGGACGGTCTGAAAGATGAGATCCCCGATCTACAGCAGCGTGTCGATCACATCCTGACCAAGCAGGTGTTCGGTATCGGGATTACACAGTTGACCGCCCTTCTCGCGCGCCGGAGCCTCTACTGCTCCAAGCACGCCAGCGGCGAGCATTCGATTGCCAACGGCTTTTCGGACGATGCCGGCAACATCTGGTTCGAGCGCGCCGAGCACACTTGGGTCAACGACAAGTGCAAGTACTGCGGTGCCAGCAAGGGAACGCTCGACCGCGGCGAGGAGGCCGAGACCCATGCCTATACCTTCATCCACACCGACGACATCAAGGCCCGGGTCGCCGAGATGTTTGGAAACGATATGCAGTTCGACGTGATTATTGGGAACCCGCCATATCAACTTGCTGACGCGAGTAAATCAGCAAGTGCTACTCCAATATACCATAAGTTCGTTCAACAAGCACAGTCTCTTGACCCGGCATATCTCGTGATGGTCACGCCGTCACGATGGTTTGTAGGAGGGAAAGGCTTGGACGAGTTTCGGAAGAAAATGCTTTCAGATCGAAGACTGAGAAAGATTGTCGACTATATTGTCGAGCGGGACGCATTCCCAAGTGTTAACTTAAATGGTGGAGTCAGCTACTTTCTCTGGGACAGGGACAGCAAGGGAGACTGTGATGTTTTGACAATTGAGCGAGGAGGTGTCGAGAGGCCATCCGTCTCTCGCCCATTGGATGAGTTCGATGTCTTCGTTAGAAGAAACGAGGCGGTGTCGATACTCCGCAAAGTTTGTGCGTTTGGGGAGGGAAGCTTCGGACAGCATGTCTCCGCTCGTAAACCATTTGGACTTCCAACAAACTTTTACGGAGCAAGGGGAAAGTCTGCGACAAAGTCGATAAAGCTACATTCCTCAGGTAAAATCACTTGGGTTTCTCGATCAGAAATTCCTGCGAGAAAAGACTGGATCAATTGCTGGAAGGTTTTTGTGGGGAGGGCAACAGATGGTAATGAAACCTACCCTCTACCCATTTGGGACAAGCGCGGTCCTATAATTGCAGGCCCAGGAGAAGCTTGTACGGAAACGTATCTAGTTGCGTCCACTCATGACAGTAAAAAGTCCGCCATAGCATCAGCCAATTATATGCGCACGAAGTTCTTTCGTTTCCTTGTTTCTCTGAGAAAAATCACTCAAGACAACAAGGCAGATGTTTTTACTTTTGTGCCGGACATTGCTGAGCAAGAGGATTGGAATGATGACAAGTTGTTCAAGCGGTACGGTCTGACCACTGAAGAGACGGATTTTATTGATGAGATGATACGGACGATGGAGTTTTCAGGATGA